The genome window TTAGGGATTTGAAAATTGTTCGGGTGAATTGACCCCATATGCAGATCTAAATCGAAAATAGAGGTATTCCCTGTAAGGGCTAACGCCCCATATTGATCACTTTTTTCTTGTAACGCGAAAAAGTCTTCTGCTAACAGAAGTTAACATAAAACAAGTAATCTTGAACAATCGAACTTCACAGAACATATTTCATCTCAAAGGGCTCCATGCCACGTTTTGTGTATGATTTAGGTCAGCAGTTGATCCATCATACAATTTTCAACCGATTTTTATTACGATCCGTGTAGTCAGCTTTGTAACATCATTCCAGTGGCATAAATCATCAAGAtatcaccagtacatagaataTAGTTGAATCTTCAATAATAACCGCTCTTCCAAACGTTTGGGGTGATCTCGTTAATACTACTTTCTTCGCTTCTTGGGTAGAACGGTATATTCTCTTAAGGGCGGATTAACACAGGTTTCGTTGCAGCATGTCAACAAACAAGGCTTCACGTCGCATCTGCTGCATGCTAGATTGAAGTTCTCGATTCCCCGTAGACGTGATCAGCACACGAAAGGATATGCAAAACAGTTGCAACACTGGGCTACGTCCGGGTGGAACTTGTAACCGGTCAGTGCCTACCCTGTTGATATCCAATGAGGCTGTCACTTCTTCCACGTCCCTCCATCTCTGGTCTTCACGATTAGCAAACGTTGAATGAAAACCCATGACGTATGTGTATAAAAACAGCGCCGCGcaaattttcctttatttcaGTCGAGAAAACTACACAACACTATCCTTGAATGTTTAAAAGACTTCCTTCGCCGCTTACTCTGCATCTTCATCTTCGTCATCGTTCGAGCTTATCCTGAAGTAACGGAGTTCATACGAATCTTTGTCATTAGCAACAACACGGATCCAATCTCGCAGACTGTTCTTCTTCAAGTATTTCTTTGTCAGGTATTTCAAATAACGCTTGGCAAAGTGTACGTCTGAATTGATGAACACTTTCATCTTTTGTCTCTCCAAGGTGACATTGTTGCCCAAATTGTTCACCTTTCCGTTAACCTTAATGCGGCTCTTCAGGTACTTTTCCTGCAAAACGAAAGAGTTGTTCCAAATTAGTCAAATCACAGTGGCTATGTTTTAGAAAAGAACAATTTGGACAATCAAATGTTTTGGGTACTGTTAAACTGAACGATCACATACATCgaacaggtataaatataaccaATTATTAGTTTCCCACTGAGTACACTGCACTGATGGCCTTTGGATGGCTAACAGTACAAATCTGTAGTGGGATGATCTGCGCACCGAATTTTCGTGAAGTCATGAATATTAAAATCGAAGCAACgaagtttccaaattttaggATGAAAGGATCAGAACGTCACAAATCGGGCACCTAATTCCAAGTTAGTTCCACAtgataatttcaaatattaacTAATTAACGAAACGTACTCCACCGTCAATGATACCAAACACAAAAATAGATTTCTGATCCAACTGAAGAACCCAGAGTGAAAAGGGAAGCCAccgattcttcttttttttagtttagtttttttacAACAAAAGGTATTGATACAATTTTGGCACCAATTCCCTCGAAGCGTTCGTATATATATTTGTCATATTGTTTGACAGTTAACGCTTTAAGCTTTTTTCTTTATCCAAAATTGAGCGATTTGTCtcagaaatttcaaaacaagttgaaaatggaaaactaaACTGCCCATTTTCGCCATATTttactcttttatttttatgaagGGAAGGAATGTAAGTGAAGTCCGTGAAAAACTCCCTAGAAGAAGTTTGAGGTGATAGTGCTTCGAAAAAGTGTTGGGAATTTCAATACAAAAATGAGATCGATAGCGACAAAATGGTGGCAGTGACCAAGTCAAATCCTCGTTACACCACGCGAGGCATtgagtttatcaaaaaagtgCTCACGTTCATCTGAAGAAGCTTAGAGGTACGTAAATaaacattttgactctttacaaACTCGAGGAACTGATGCCGCTTATTACAAACGAAATGCTGGAATGTCAAGAAAGCCatccttttttttaaaacgATGATAACTGCTGATAAGTGGATTGTTTATTGGAACGCGCAACGCAGGAAGAGGACTATTGTCGGCAACTAGACAGCAAAGACGTTGTGCTGCGAGAAAATAATGGAAGACCACAAACATTTTTGGTGACCTATCAACAATTATTGGAGCTTCGATGGAATGTACGGACAACCCAGCACCCCCGCCAGACTTCTATTTGTTTCGCTATCTTGAATCGAATAATGTTAAATGCGAGGCGGTGGTGAATCAGTACCTTCTTccctttttttcgaaaataaagaCAATGTGAAGGTCACCGAACGATGGCAAAATGTAGTCAAAGTAGAAGAAATCAACGCTGTTTTTTACGGAAGTAAATGACCCAAGGAAAGTACAAAAAACGCTATCATTTAGTCACCACAGAGCCACGATCTGACCCTACATTTTAGTGGGGAGAGTTGGGCAGAACGTTTCAGGATGCGACTCGAATACAGGTAATTTCTGCAAAGCGATTGATAGTGAACACGATAGATGACTGCGCTGATTTTCATAATCGCCGGCGAACGCGCGCACAAACCAAATAGCGCACGTGCTTCCTGTATTATCCTAAATGTCCAACCACCGAGCTAAGTCTATTGTTTAAACAGTTAAATGGTAAACGTTCAAAAGAACCGTCACCCTCCACCTTCATGCGTAAAAACAAGACATAAATACTTACAAAGTCAGCCACGTCCATGATGTTGTCTTCAACGATATTTGTGCAATCGATTCCGAATCGCAACtgaaccttcttcttcttcagccccTTTCCGCGCAACAATTGCTTCTTGCTAACGCGGCCCTTGCCGGTAGCGGAAGCGGCAGCAGCTACGACACCCTTCTTCTGTGCCTTGGGGGCTGCTGGCTTAGCAACAGCCTTATGGGGTTTGGCGGGCTTAGCGGCGGCGTCAGCAGCTGGCTTCTCCACCTTTTCGGCTGGCTTTTCAGCTGCAGGCTTCTTAGCAGGGGCGGCCTTTGGTGCTTCCTTCTTGGCATCCTTGGCAGCAGCCTGCTTCTTGGCTGGTTCAGCGGCTTTCTTTGCGGGTTCGGCCTTCTTCGCAGGTTCAGCCTTTTTAGCCGGTGCGGCCTTTGCGTCCTTAGCTGCAGCAGCAGCTGCGGTTTTCTTCACATCCTTGGCTGGAGCAGATTTTGGTTCAGCCTTAGCTGGCTTCTCAACTTTGCCCTTGGCGGGTTTGTCGGCAGCTTTCGCCTTCTCAGCAGGCTTAGCCGCTGGCTTGGCGTCAGGTTTTTTAGTTGGTTTAGCCTGCAATGATACTCAATTAACATCACATCTTTTCTTCAATAGCATTTCCTAGAAAATCGCAATCTTAATTTCCGCTCATTTATTTACACCCGTTGAACGCACTACTCaatctttaaaaattataagcatCTTTTAACTCGCGCATTcaatttcataaaaactttatttaaaaactcGTTAAGAACAGTTTTGTGTTAACATTTTCACGAAAATATCTCGAAATGATTGCAATTTTCAGAAGAATTCACCGCACTTACAGTAGGTGCCATGTTCACTCGTTGACAGCACTTTCAGAAAGAACCCAACGATCCCACAGTTGGTAATATTCCGCATTGACACTGGAGAGTTGGTGAGTTGTGACTTGATACCAAATCGAATAACAGTGTACTGGCGCTCCAAAAGGGAAAGCTTTTGGATTTCCAATATTATCCAGGACGCAATCCACCCAAAGTAATTAATGTTTGGTTTCTATTATAGAATTATAgattatttaaaattcaattaaaatcatTAAAAATATACTAATCAAGCGAATGTTTCGGGTACACATGAAAGAATATAGTCTAACTTGAAATCTTCAATTCGCAACGAACATCTGTAGCAACCAAAATGTATAAACTTCCAAAGGTTACAGTTTCACTACTGAGAAATTGtaacaacattttttattttaaagataTTTTCAGGTAAAGAACAAATCCGAATTTCAggtatgtaatgtaatgtaatgccCGCTTTCAGGACGAGTATTGTACCCATAAGGGTAGTTATCCGTTTTTATGGCAAAATATCAAATActaggattttttttcagattttcataaATACCTACTTTACACAACACAGTCCCTTTACCAGAATGATAAAATTGTGACAAACGAGCGTGTTTATGGCAAAGGACTTAAAATCTGTCAGTCTGGCTGGAGTGTTAAGGCTAAGTGTAATGCTCGTCGAAACAAACTCTACGCGACAACAACTCTTTTTTGTCGTCTTGTTTGCACTCAGTGCATCAGTTTTTCATCAGTCAATTTGTTATAGATTGATTTATGAAAAGGCCTTTTAGGATTCAATGACGAAGCAATTGTACGCAATTTTACAGAATATACAGAATGTACAATATTAAATGGAGCCGGCTGTCTGTTTTATAGAAAGGACAGTGGGTTACTGATGAAGGTAGCTAGCTGCTACTGAAATGTACATTTGGAACAATAAACCGCTCACAAACTTAAATGGAACAATTTTGGTTTTTCTAGAATCTACAAATTTATAGTAGAATTGCAACCATGGTTATTTGGCAATTTTGTGCCATCTATACGCATAAAGTTGTCGACGACGGTTTTTGTTTATGCTAGCAGCATTTCGAATTTGAAAATAATCGATAGATGGCCTAAGAAACAAGgtgtgtttctgagaaaatccaTCTTAAATGAAGGAATGAATATTGGGTAGGAGTAGGTGTTTACGGGGGGTAAAACGAAAGGCGGGAGGAACGTTAAGAAATAAAATGCCTGTCCTGAAATCTACGAAATCGAACAGGGGACCAGCATGGGCAGACGCTAAGCATTGAGTTCTGACAAGGAACATTTAACTGCTCAGCAATTGGCCCTCTGACGTTGGTTTCGTTCGAACGTTTCGTTGTTCGTCGTTTATTATCGAAGTGTGAGACATCTCTCACAAGATCACCTCGAAGGCTACGTCACACACGCCACACACGTCGGCAATCAAAATGTAGAGCAATGAAAAGGATTAAATTAAGGATGAGGgaagatatttttaattttctcttaGATTGGAAACATATTGTCATTGTTGGCACTTTCTGAGAGAGAGTAGAGATTCGTTAgtctttttatataaaaatgtacTTCACAAGTCTAATACCAATTACCTTGACTTTCACCAGAAAGTCAATGCAAGTTGAACGATACAGTAGGTACAAAAACTATTCAGACGTCGGAAATTACAGGGTGGCAAAATTTTAAAACCATTCACATTTTTCATCTCACATCTTAagaatatgatttttttcatattaaaaatgtattattTAGTTGCCGTTAATATTGTCTTTGAAAGATGGGTTTGTGACAATATATTTTTGAACGAAGTTTATAGTGAacattgccattttgcgatagaATAGTTTTTGGATGTTCACGTTT of Hermetia illucens chromosome 4, iHerIll2.2.curated.20191125, whole genome shotgun sequence contains these proteins:
- the LOC119653389 gene encoding 60S ribosomal protein L22; protein product: MAPTAKPTKKPDAKPAAKPAEKAKAADKPAKGKVEKPAKAEPKSAPAKDVKKTAAAAAAKDAKAAPAKKAEPAKKAEPAKKAAEPAKKQAAAKDAKKEAPKAAPAKKPAAEKPAEKVEKPAADAAAKPAKPHKAVAKPAAPKAQKKGVVAAAASATGKGRVSKKQLLRGKGLKKKKVQLRFGIDCTNIVEDNIMDVADFEKYLKSRIKVNGKVNNLGNNVTLERQKMKVFINSDVHFAKRYLKYLTKKYLKKNSLRDWIRVVANDKDSYELRYFRISSNDDEDEDAE